A genomic region of Desulfosarcina ovata subsp. ovata contains the following coding sequences:
- a CDS encoding CaiB/BaiF CoA transferase family protein, whose product MDRNNLPLKNITVCDFSWVGAGPIATNILGQFGANIIKIESRSKPEVLRKGYPFKDGKQGIERSGYFANRNPNKRSISLNMKVPEARDVVVRLIEKSDIVINNFRAGQMEKWNLGYEDVQKIKRDIIYVTMSIQGDKGPYSHSAGFGVTLNALVGFTHLTANPEGEPLGTGTSYTDHIAVPTHTLVGIMAALLNRDRTGAGQRVEVPQAQAAICLKPLDIMDYAANRRIQQPLGVRDANAAPHGVYKVLGYRKWIAIAVFSDDQWCVFKEAMGYPDWAEDDTFDTLSGRLDNQDILDQQIEKWTETQDGKQLQHRLMESGVPAGMVQDARATIEDPQLAQQDFWAYLDHPEVGITLYNKVPMRFSKTPAVMKTAAPLLGKHTREVLTDFLAYSDAEFEEMKNKKVFD is encoded by the coding sequence ATGGATAGAAATAATTTGCCTTTAAAAAATATTACCGTTTGCGATTTTTCATGGGTTGGCGCGGGCCCGATAGCTACCAACATACTTGGACAGTTCGGCGCAAATATAATTAAGATTGAATCAAGAAGCAAGCCTGAAGTGCTTCGAAAGGGCTACCCTTTTAAAGATGGTAAACAAGGGATTGAAAGGAGCGGATATTTTGCGAACCGTAATCCAAATAAACGGAGTATCTCGCTAAATATGAAGGTGCCTGAAGCCAGGGATGTTGTTGTTCGGCTGATTGAAAAAAGTGATATTGTCATAAACAATTTCAGAGCCGGGCAGATGGAAAAGTGGAATCTTGGATATGAAGATGTTCAAAAAATAAAAAGGGATATCATTTACGTGACGATGAGTATCCAAGGGGACAAGGGGCCTTACAGCCATTCGGCCGGTTTTGGAGTAACGTTGAATGCGTTGGTGGGCTTCACTCATTTAACAGCCAATCCTGAAGGTGAACCGCTAGGGACCGGTACGAGTTACACTGACCATATAGCCGTTCCGACCCATACCCTGGTTGGCATTATGGCTGCGCTTTTAAATAGAGATCGAACCGGAGCCGGGCAGCGCGTAGAAGTTCCTCAGGCCCAGGCCGCTATATGTTTAAAACCTCTCGATATAATGGATTACGCTGCGAATAGGCGTATTCAGCAACCTTTGGGTGTTAGAGATGCCAATGCCGCACCACATGGGGTATACAAAGTTTTGGGGTATAGGAAGTGGATCGCAATTGCCGTTTTTTCCGATGATCAGTGGTGTGTATTTAAAGAGGCAATGGGGTATCCTGACTGGGCTGAAGATGATACGTTCGACACTTTATCAGGCAGACTTGATAATCAAGATATTTTGGATCAACAAATTGAAAAATGGACCGAGACGCAAGATGGAAAGCAACTTCAACACCGGCTAATGGAGTCTGGTGTCCCAGCAGGCATGGTACAAGATGCCAGGGCAACGATCGAAGACCCTCAGCTTGCCCAACAGGATTTCTGGGCTTACCTTGATCACCCTGAGGTAGGTATAACATTGTACAATAAGGTGCCCATGAGATTCTCAAAAACACCGGCGGTCATGAAAACAGCGGCTCCTCTTCTTGGAAAACATACCCGTGAGGTATTGACAGATTTCCTTGCATACAGTGACGCTGAATTTGAAGAAATGAAAAACAAAAAGGTTTTTGATTGA
- a CDS encoding CaiB/BaiF CoA transferase family protein: MSKCNDNVLGDIRVLDLTCGIGEYAAKLYAQIGTEVIHVEPVTGDPLRQKGPFCKDQVDENGGLEFLYCNLGKKSLALDLSDGAGKQIFKKLCKTADVLIESFPPGYMDRLGLGYETLEKINSKLVYTAITPFGQTGPYSGYPFSDLTLMALGGFLFLAGNDDNKPVRAFGEQAFQMGASYAAIGSMIALYHARHTGEGQFIDVSMQSCVATALENSIQWYDLQGVNRRNVGVEAGLGIYRCKDGYVCIVAAFGKTRAMWETFLGWIEKDGAKDIKELKSEKWFEPTYRKTDEARETFKRIFEDYSRQRTKLYLYEESQKNRAVVFPVSNGKDIFEDKQFNYRKIFKNIYHPAIDTEVCFPTTGFEMSGTDVEITVPAPTRGQHSAEILKELGYSDNDIEGLLIGGCIYG; the protein is encoded by the coding sequence ATGAGTAAATGCAATGACAATGTGCTTGGTGATATTCGTGTTTTGGACTTAACCTGTGGAATAGGTGAATATGCCGCTAAATTATATGCTCAGATTGGGACGGAAGTTATACATGTAGAGCCTGTAACAGGTGACCCTTTAAGGCAAAAGGGTCCGTTTTGTAAAGATCAGGTGGATGAAAACGGAGGGCTTGAGTTTTTATATTGTAACCTTGGCAAGAAGAGCCTGGCCCTTGATTTGTCAGATGGAGCAGGAAAGCAGATATTCAAAAAGCTTTGTAAAACAGCGGATGTGCTTATTGAAAGTTTTCCTCCCGGGTATATGGATAGGTTGGGGTTGGGTTATGAAACATTGGAAAAAATCAATTCTAAGCTGGTATATACAGCGATTACGCCATTTGGGCAAACTGGGCCATATAGTGGATATCCCTTTTCAGATCTCACATTGATGGCCCTTGGCGGGTTTCTTTTTTTAGCTGGGAATGATGACAACAAGCCGGTCCGAGCCTTTGGTGAGCAGGCGTTTCAGATGGGAGCATCATATGCGGCGATTGGAAGCATGATCGCCCTCTATCATGCCCGGCATACGGGTGAAGGCCAATTTATTGATGTGTCAATGCAGAGTTGTGTGGCGACAGCTCTTGAAAATTCAATTCAATGGTATGATCTCCAGGGGGTGAACCGACGAAATGTTGGGGTTGAAGCAGGGCTTGGCATATATCGTTGTAAGGATGGATATGTGTGTATTGTTGCGGCATTCGGAAAAACAAGGGCAATGTGGGAAACCTTTTTAGGTTGGATAGAAAAGGATGGCGCCAAGGACATTAAGGAATTAAAAAGTGAAAAGTGGTTTGAACCTACATACAGGAAAACAGATGAAGCGCGTGAGACATTCAAAAGAATATTTGAGGATTATTCTCGGCAACGTACCAAATTGTATCTTTACGAGGAAAGTCAGAAAAATAGGGCCGTAGTTTTTCCGGTGAGCAACGGGAAGGATATTTTTGAAGACAAGCAGTTTAATTATCGAAAGATTTTTAAAAATATTTATCATCCTGCAATAGATACTGAGGTTTGCTTTCCGACGACCGGTTTTGAAATGAGTGGTACCGATGTCGAGATCACGGTTCCTGCACCCACCAGGGGGCAGCATTCTGCTGAAATATTAAAGGAGCTGGGGTATTCGGATAATGATATAGAAGGCTTGTTGATAGGAGGTTGCATATATGGATAG
- a CDS encoding thiolase family protein, whose amino-acid sequence MRDAYIIGGYASVTGRLTEDFDLLGAIAAKAAIEDSGVKPSDIEGAYVGNAFNGNAVGQAMFAKLGMCGANLPVTNVEGYCSSGGLAIHHAVQDVRYGKCDITIGVGAENLTLHRQTGQAFTPNVSNIEGMHGMPMPGKYASRAVVYMNETDCTKEDLADVVVRVRRNASKNPRAWMRKPVTREEVLESRMIADPITLYMCCGITDGAGAVVVASEDVVKRLGISKPVKVSGSVSISGPVDIGPVDSTGDDITELAVDMLYKEAGIGPKDVDLCEIHDAFAICELLYYEALGFCKKGEGFVYAREGKNDHGGECVFSPRGGLLANGHPVGGTGALQIAESYLQLKGRCGDYQVENAKVAMTHVTGGGIYGAEHAVCTMHILSV is encoded by the coding sequence GTGAGAGATGCGTATATAATCGGAGGTTATGCTTCTGTAACAGGTAGACTGACAGAGGATTTTGATTTACTGGGTGCTATAGCAGCAAAAGCTGCGATTGAAGATTCCGGCGTTAAGCCAAGCGATATAGAAGGAGCTTATGTAGGAAATGCATTTAATGGAAATGCTGTTGGTCAGGCTATGTTTGCCAAGCTTGGTATGTGCGGCGCAAATTTGCCTGTAACAAATGTTGAGGGCTACTGTTCAAGCGGGGGACTGGCAATTCACCACGCCGTTCAAGACGTAAGATATGGAAAATGTGATATTACCATCGGAGTCGGAGCGGAAAATCTTACTTTGCATAGACAGACAGGTCAGGCCTTTACACCTAACGTGTCGAATATTGAGGGTATGCATGGAATGCCCATGCCCGGAAAATATGCTTCAAGGGCAGTAGTTTATATGAATGAAACCGATTGTACAAAGGAAGATCTCGCAGATGTGGTGGTCAGAGTGAGAAGAAATGCTTCCAAAAACCCTCGTGCCTGGATGCGCAAACCGGTGACCAGGGAAGAAGTGCTGGAATCAAGGATGATTGCTGATCCCATTACTTTGTATATGTGCTGTGGTATTACAGACGGTGCCGGTGCTGTTGTAGTTGCGTCTGAGGATGTGGTGAAGAGGCTCGGAATTTCAAAGCCGGTTAAGGTTTCAGGTTCTGTCTCGATATCGGGTCCTGTTGATATTGGTCCTGTTGATTCAACCGGTGATGACATAACCGAACTTGCTGTCGATATGCTTTACAAGGAGGCAGGAATAGGGCCGAAAGACGTTGATCTATGTGAAATACATGATGCCTTTGCAATCTGTGAACTACTATATTACGAGGCTTTGGGTTTCTGCAAAAAAGGCGAAGGGTTTGTTTATGCAAGAGAGGGTAAGAATGACCATGGCGGTGAATGTGTATTCAGCCCCAGAGGTGGATTGCTTGCAAATGGTCACCCTGTTGGTGGGACGGGGGCCTTGCAGATAGCTGAATCATACCTCCAGTTAAAGGGAAGGTGCGGTGATTATCAGGTGGAAAATGCCAAAGTCGCAATGACACATGTTACAGGTGGTGGCATTTATGGTGCTGAGCATGCTGTGTGTACAATGCACATTTTGTCTGTTTAA
- a CDS encoding Zn-ribbon domain-containing OB-fold protein yields MAEKEKGKKEEKKAEEITFFHEDIFEVPEDGSPPFLKGWKCKKCNKLWFPTVKYCMDPECWSEDLEAVPLSRTGKIYTCVDIYIGAPGFATPYVWGYVDLPDGIRIPTIFDGEVKGFHIGDEVEVVAAPLRKNSKGEDIISWKFKKVA; encoded by the coding sequence ATGGCAGAAAAAGAAAAAGGTAAAAAAGAAGAAAAAAAGGCAGAAGAGATTACATTCTTTCATGAAGATATTTTTGAGGTGCCGGAAGATGGCAGCCCCCCATTTCTAAAAGGATGGAAATGTAAGAAATGTAACAAGCTGTGGTTTCCGACTGTAAAATATTGCATGGATCCTGAATGCTGGAGTGAAGATTTGGAGGCTGTTCCCTTGAGCAGAACAGGGAAGATTTATACCTGTGTAGATATTTATATAGGTGCACCTGGATTTGCCACGCCATATGTCTGGGGATATGTGGACCTGCCGGACGGCATTAGAATACCGACAATATTTGACGGTGAGGTTAAAGGCTTTCATATAGGCGATGAGGTAGAAGTCGTTGCGGCACCACTCAGAAAGAACAGTAAGGGCGAGGACATTATCAGCTGGAAGTTTAAAAAAGTTGCATAA